ttttagttttaagactaggaaaaaaaaaaaagagcatatttcCCAAACCATATTTTTGAAACACTCATCACCAGCttcaaacaaaaccaggctcACAATCTTCAccacaaatatatacatacatgatAAATAGTTAAGACACAACCCAAATAAACCAGCAGgtaactattttctttttttttttaatcataatgGTTTGGATGCAGGGAGCAAGAGAGGAAAGAGCGGGGAGACGGCAGTGATACGGATGGTTTTAGTGCAGACGAAGAGAAGAGGGCTGAAAGACCAGCGGGAGAAAGGAGACTTCTGAAATTTTCCGCATTTTCCAAATGGGTGTTCTTGTGCCATAGcaataaaaagcagcatttgcgATTATACGTGCAGTCACTTCAAAATGCGACTTCGGGtggctttctcttcttcctccctttcttttataaatatatatatttaggcatatatatataatataaaaggCGGGTGAATCTACATACGTCAAATGAATCGTTCTGCATTGAGAAGTGTTATCCAAGtttcaccaaaagaaaaaaaagttcccaAACTATTTTCAGTAGTTTTCCGGCATCTCTCTAGGCAGCAGAGAGCGCTCGCGCCCCTTTTCTGTGCAAAAGCAAATCCTCTGCCTCTAgagtttatttcactttttatttttttttaaaaagaaaaaaaaaaaagtccaggaTTTTCTAATCCCCCTTTacacacaaaaccagaaggaTTCAATGTCTTTTCCTGGGATCTCATGCGTGCTAAACGGATTCAAGGAGCGGGTGAGGACGCAGACTTTCTTCAGacacccaaaaaaagaaaaccaaagcagaaaacccaacgcaaaataaaacaaaaaaggagcaATCGGGGTGAGAAAAACGTGTCATATTCCAATGGAGTcgcctcaaaaaaaaaaaaaaaaaaaatcagtggtggGAAAACACTGGGGAGAAGCTTGCAGAGGAGGAAGACTTTCCCGCTCTTCCTCGCCGGGGAAGGCCGCGGGCGGCCAGGAGCCCCCAGCCCGTCCCGGGTCATTGCTCCCGGGGCTGGCACCACTCAAGGCTCCGGGAGGAGGGACACCAGCACCCCTCGGTCACAACGGGGGGGAGGCGGGTGGGTTTTGGGGGACCGTTGAAATGAATTCTTTTCTGAGCCAGAATACTTTAAATCGGAGGGAATGGGGGCGAGGGGAGCGGAGAGGGAGGATTAAATATTagcggggaggggacaggggagcCTTTAAAGCATCTGACCAGATGTCAAACTGAAACCGTGAATACTGTGAGTGCAGCCGAGgtagatggagaaaaaaaaaaaaccaacaaaacaaaaacaaaccaaaacatattACAGTAGGAAAACAAcccttggaaggaaaaaaaaaaaattaaaagcaggcGAACGGTGGCGTGTTTTGCGTGGGGCCCCAAATCTTCGCCAAATAAACCCCACGCGGGGGTGGGAGCAGCTTTGGCGGCCacgggagcggggcgggaggggggggaggagcgGCCCCGGCATCACCGGGCACCGGCGGAGTATTTGGCCTTGGTGATCAGGTAGAGGACGATGTCCTGGTGGCCCCCGAAGGCGGCGATGTGCAGGGCGCTCCAGCCGTCGCGGTTGGCCAGGCGGATGTCGGCGCCGAACTTGACCAGGAGCTTGACCAGCTCCAGGTTGCCGTCGATGACGGACTGGTGCAGCGCCGTCTGCCCCTCGGGCCCGAAGGAGTTGACGTTGAACTCGCAGTTCGTCATGTTCTGCAGCAGCGACTGCAGCTCCTTGGTGTTGCCGCGCCGCACCGCCTCCTGGAAGACGCGCTGGctgggcggcggcgccgcgcacGGTGACACCTCGCTCTGGCTCATGCCGCCGCCTCACGCCCCGCCGCCCCGCATGGACGGCGACGCCTCGGCCCGCCCGGGCATGCGGTGgcgggcggctgctgctgccgggCGGCTGCTGCTGGCGGGCCCCCGCCGCCGAGCCCCGAGCACCGgcccccgggcccccgccgccgctccgcgctgctgccgccgctccgCCGCTGCGCCCGGGCCTCTCTGGAGCGGagccggccccgcgccgcgcctTTTACCCCCCTTTTATTTGCATAACAATGGCacggccgggccgcggccggaggggcggggcggcgccgccgccaccCAGTGGAACGGCGGGGACGGGagggggcgggcaggcggcgggaagccccgccccgcccccccgggagGAGCCGGGacacccctcccccacccctgagctgcggggggggggggcgatggggGCGCtcctggcccggcccggctcggggCTCCGTTCGGctccgcccggcccggctcggGGTTTCGACCGGCTCGGggctcggcccggctcggctcggtctatcccggctcggctcggctctcGGCTCTGCCTGGACCGGCTcggggctcggctcggctctCGACTTTCGGCTCTGggctcggcccggctcggctcggcccggctcggctctcGGCTCTTGGCTCTCGACTCTGGGCTCGGCTCTGCCCGGCTCGGCTCGGTCTATCCCGGCTCGGCTCGGTCTGTCCCGGCCCGGCGAGGTGGCCGCAGGCAGGGGGCACCACCGCCcaggccgagccgagccgagccgagccgagccgagccagGCGGCTgcagccggccccgccgcccgcgtcTCCCCGCAGCGCTGTGCGGGAACTGGGCTggccctgacacccccccaccccccgcacccccgggaTCCCCCCCCGACCCCCGCCTCACCCCCAGCCGGGACCCGCAGGCCCCGAACCCCGCGGGACTGCGGGTCCCCAAGGTGCtgtggcagatttttttttttttcttcaaaactccTCAAGTTTGGGGGCGACACCGTTTCGCTGAGGGTTTGTCTACCCCGTGAGCAAAGCGGGACAGGTCACAGAGAGGGCCGGGGGGATTCAGCCCCCCAGGATCCGGCCCCTCTGGGGACACGCAGCGGGGGTTGCCGCGAGGTTTCGGGGGTCCAGGGGTGGGATTGATTTGGGGCCGCCGCCAAGCCCCGCCGGCCCTGGGGTGACTCAGTTCGGCCGCCCGGGGCTGGGTCCGGGGTCGGATCCGCTCCCCAACCGACGGCGACACCGGTGCGGGAGCGCTGGGAGGTGCGGGCACCGCAAGCAGggaggaaaataggaaaaaaaagtatcaaaaccAGCGCATCAACCCAAAAACCGTGAGGGGGGGAGGGACTCCCTGCACCCGTTTGGCCCGCGGGGAGCAAACGgcggaggctgggaggggaccGGCGGCCCCGGGCCAGCGCTCGCCGCGTCTGCCGTGCGTTTGGTCGGGCCggagcgggccgggggcggggaagGAGCGTGTCGGCAGACGAGGTgcccgcagccgccccggggCAGTTGGCCGCAAGCTGCTGTCACCCGGCCGCGCCGGTGCGTCCGTTTGGGGACGGAAAGGGAGAAATCAGCCAACTGCTGCATTCAGCCCCAATCGATGAAACATGCCACCTCGGAGCCGGCTGTCACACGGTGTCGCGCAGTGGCCGTGAGCTCGGGGCACGGCTCGCCCCGCGGCGTTTTCCCGTGGCTTTTCCCGGTAGCtgtcgcggggggggggggggggggggggtgggcggcgGCTGGAGGAGGCCAGGACTCTCCTGCTTTCGCTGGTCCTGCTCCTGCGCCGGGGGATGTTAAACCAGGGTTGGGGCTGTGCGGAGCTGAGCGGCTCCTGTTTCTCCTCCCATAAGGGTCTATTTCCGCAGGTAGTTTTTGTTGTCATCCCCATCTCCATTCCTATCCCACTCCCATCTCCACACCCATGTCCATGCCCATCTCCCCCTTTCCATCCCATCCCTGTCTCCAGCCTCATCCCAtgcccatctccatctccattcAATCCCCCTCCATCCTATCACAatccccatcctgtcccatcccaccccatcccatcccatcccatcccatcccaccccatccccatcctgtctcatcccatcccatcccattccatcccaccccaccccaccccatccccatcctgtctcatcccatcccatcccatcccgtcccatcccatcccatcccatcccatcccatcccaccccatccccatcctgtcccatcccatcccatcccatcccaccccaccccaccccatccccatcctgtcccatcccaccccatcccatcccatcccatcccatcccaccccaccccatccccatcctgtctcatcccatcccatcccattccatcccatcccatcccatcccaccccatccctatcccgtcccatcccatcccatcccgtcccaccccattccatcccatccccatcccatcccatcccaccccaccccatccccatcccgtcccatcccatcccatcccatcccatcccatcccatcccctccccaggccAGAGCTCTCCCAGTCCCGTCCTTCTAACGGGAGTGAACCGGAGCACACTGTTCTCGGGGGAAAGGGGGGGTCGGGACGTGGCCGCGGGGCTGCGGGCAATCCCCTCTGGTGTCCCGGGTCTGTGCAGCTTCTCCCGGGACACCCCCGCGCCGCCGAGGCGTGGAGCCCCCGCAGCGCTGGCCCAGGGCACGGAGGTGGCCTCGGGCCCCACGCAGGAGCCAGGTTTGCCCGAGGACAGCGACGAGGAGCCACCCCCTGGCTGTCCCGTCCCCTCGGGGGTCTCGTCCTGGGCAGGAGGTGGTGCCTCTGGCCCAGCCGTGGTGGCAGCGGGGGGCCCCGgtgccctccctgccctcctctgccccGTGTCGCCTCGCCGGGGCGAGCGGCGGGACGTGCCGGGACTCACGGGGACTCTCGGGAAGTTACAGCTGCgcccgggggggcccggcccggcggcacCGCAGCGATCGGGGGGTGCCGGGGCCGCGGCAGCCCCTCCCCGAGCCCCGGcacggcgcggggccggcggaggAGAGCGGCGGGTCCGCCTGGGGGTCggggccccgctcctgcccccctttcctctcctttccactCCTGAACACCCCGGCACTGCGGATTTTGTGCGTTTACGGGCCGCAGGCTGCGAGGTGTGGAGCGCCCTGAGCGCGCCGTGGGAGAGTGGGAATCGCTCACACCTCCCGGCCTGGGGCTTGGCCACTTACAGCCTCGCAAGCGGGTCTGCGTTTGCCAGTGACACTGGTGAGAAAAATAAAGAGCCCGGGCAGGGACCCAGCCATGCAAATGTTCAGGGCTGGCAGGTGGGGGCAGGACTCGGCCTGGGAACGGTGCCAGAGAGGgagtgaaaacagcaaaaaagaaaaaaaaaaaaaaaagaggaaaaaaaggcagttttgagACCCTGCGTTTCAGCTCCCCTTTGCAGCCCAGCTCCGTGACCGGAGAGCAGCCGGGCGCGGTGCGGTGGCTCCCCgcgcggccggggctgcccggtgcccgcagggggctgcgggggggccggcggcgggcgctggGGGGCCCCGTTCCTCCCCCTCGGCGCCCGCCCGTGGGGCCCTGCAGAACCGGGGTCCCACCCAGGGATTGCTCCGAGGGGAAGCCGCGGGAGCGCCGGTGCtgcggccggcggcgggaggcggggagAGGGACCCGGCGCTGCGGTGCCTTAAGCAAACGGTCACGCCGAGAGGCGCGGAACAAATTTCCCCTCCTCGAGAGACGTGACGACCAAATTTCCCCCTGCTCATGAGAGCCTGCGGGCCAGAGGAGAAGGGCTGGCGGCCGCCGGCGCTGCCGACGGGCTCAGAGCCGCCCTGCTGCCGGGCGCGTTGCGCTGGGCACGGCGCTGCCCCTTCCAAAAAAGCCAAGCGGGCAGTGCCCGTCCTCTGGCCAGCGGGCAAGGCAGCGAGAGTCCAGCCACCCCCGGAGGCCTCCTTGAAGGGAGCCGGAGAGCCGGGGGGACGGATCCGGGGCAGGCGGCGAGGGGGCGTGCCCCCACTTAATTCATTAAAATGTGTCGGAGAGCGTGGGAAAGACGAGAGCTTTTCTTCCCAGCGCAGAGACCCAGCAAAAGGCGCGCAAGGGAGAGCGACCTGCCCGCCCGGCTCCCTGCGAGCCGGGAGGAAGCACAGGGGTTTCCTCCGCCGGTGTTTTGCCTCCCGGCTTCTTGGCAAAGCTGTTGCCGGAGCCCCGGCGGGGAAACACGGGGCTCGGCCAacgccgcctgcccgcccgcgggggtgcggggcagggaggggacccccccgcggggccgggggctgtgCCTGCTGGGTGGGATCAGTGTCCCTTGGGGAGATCCACCTCGGGCGGGAGGAGAGGGGACCCCTGCTCTGGGCGGCTGCTGTCGGCGagggagcactggggaaggggctggggggggggggtggtctcAGGGGAAAAATCTTCCTCTGtgctgcctgagagctgccctgCTGGCAGCGAGGCGCAAGCAGGGGCGCAGCCATGGGCCCGGCCTCATGCTCTCCCCACGGACACATCCCACCCCGCGAGCCTTCGGCAACACCCAAGCAGTGCCCCGGGTGGGGCTGGgtccctgccaggctgcaggcagaaaGCTCCCGAGGCCAGAAGCTGGGATTTGCAAGAGAAACCTCGTGCTCATGTGGTGAGGACACGTGTGCAGGTGCCCTGTGTCCTCCGCAGGGAGCAAGGCACCACAAGCAAAATTCTCATGGGTGGTTCAGGGAAGCCCcggggagaagaggaggctccaggcATCCCCCATCCTCCTGGGACACCCACACCACAGGGGCCACCGCAGGAACATGGGCTGGAGACGGCCACTTCCCCCAGATGCCACCATGGCTGCTGCTCtgcatgctccctcccagcctgtGCCAATCAGGATTTAAACCCCAAGGGGGACTCAGGCGTGGTCATAACCCTACACATGGTCGTTGTCCTTggtggggggtggaggtgggggacATCCCTGCACGCCTGGCCCTAGGGCTGGAGGACCCCAACTGCCCACAGCAGGCTGTGGTGACACGGTTCCAGGCTGCACAGGTTGGGCTGTCGCACTGCAGCTTGGCCTTTAATCGTTCCAGCACCCTGTCTTATCAGTCCTTATCCTACTGGAAACGCTGCAGCTCTTCCGATGTAGCCTATAGCCCCCATATCTGACAGCAGGAAAATGCTGTTTGGGCAAACGGCCACCAACTGGGACAACCTCAGAGCTGGAGAGCCCAGTGCCACAGGCAGGGCTCTCTAGATGCGCCAgtgtgctggtgctgctgggccaCCCTCCAGCATCGCCTTGGCTGACATCCCTGCCGCAGCCAAGCACACATGTACCCAACTGCCTTGGCTCGAGCCCGCGTGTTCTGC
This is a stretch of genomic DNA from Strix uralensis isolate ZFMK-TIS-50842 chromosome 21, bStrUra1, whole genome shotgun sequence. It encodes these proteins:
- the NRARP gene encoding notch-regulated ankyrin repeat-containing protein, with protein sequence MSQSEVSPCAAPPPSQRVFQEAVRRGNTKELQSLLQNMTNCEFNVNSFGPEGQTALHQSVIDGNLELVKLLVKFGADIRLANRDGWSALHIAAFGGHQDIVLYLITKAKYSAGAR